Proteins encoded within one genomic window of Nitrospirota bacterium:
- a CDS encoding TlpA family protein disulfide reductase — protein sequence MKYKGLILAAVLIIAAAALFMSPENKKFDSIVAVGKPAPQFELMDSSGRMWRLSDLKGRAVLINFWATWCVTCKAEMTHKAMLSEIMNGRPIQMFGVLFRDDPANLESYYSRNKVTFTTLIDPSNSMAKLYGITGVPETFLIDKEGILRERFVGPQEWGNKETLAAIEKWL from the coding sequence ATGAAATATAAAGGATTGATTTTAGCGGCTGTATTGATAATCGCGGCTGCCGCGCTCTTCATGAGCCCGGAGAATAAGAAGTTCGATTCGATCGTGGCTGTCGGCAAGCCTGCCCCGCAGTTCGAGCTTATGGATTCATCCGGAAGGATGTGGAGGCTTTCGGACCTCAAAGGCAGGGCGGTGCTTATTAATTTCTGGGCGACGTGGTGCGTAACATGCAAGGCTGAGATGACACATAAGGCGATGCTTTCAGAGATCATGAATGGCAGGCCCATACAGATGTTCGGGGTGCTTTTCAGGGATGACCCGGCCAATCTGGAATCTTATTATTCAAGAAACAAGGTAACCTTTACTACACTGATAGATCCGTCCAATTCCATGGCAAAGCTGTACGGCATCACCGGCGTTCCGGAGACCTTTCTCATAGACAAAGAAGGAATTCTCAGAGAGCGGTTTGTCGGCCCTCAGGAATGGGGCAATAAAGAGACATTAGCCGCTATAGAAAAGTGGCTGTAG
- the ispD gene encoding 2-C-methyl-D-erythritol 4-phosphate cytidylyltransferase — MKQKVVAIVPAAGIGRRFGGSVRKTFVGLKGMPLLVHTLGRLSEVASISDIIPVLRADDIETGRKLFAQYRIDKVRQIVAGGAERQDSINNAVKLIEGECIVLIHDGARPIISEKLIAGLLRNLEGVDGVIPGLPVKETLKQVDGNGMVVSTVDREKFRSIQTPQAFTSGVIKRAYKMAYADGFYGTDDASLVERAGGRVKIIPGDPFNIKITTQEDLELAKMLIERRSHLCVSE, encoded by the coding sequence ATGAAGCAGAAGGTCGTGGCAATTGTTCCGGCCGCCGGTATAGGCAGGAGGTTCGGCGGGTCGGTCAGGAAGACTTTTGTCGGGCTTAAAGGCATGCCGCTTCTGGTGCATACGCTGGGCAGGCTTAGTGAAGTTGCATCCATATCAGATATAATACCTGTGCTCAGGGCTGATGATATTGAAACAGGGCGCAAGCTCTTTGCGCAATACAGGATAGACAAGGTGAGGCAGATAGTTGCGGGAGGCGCGGAGAGGCAGGACTCGATCAACAATGCCGTCAAACTTATTGAAGGCGAGTGTATAGTCCTGATCCATGACGGCGCAAGGCCGATAATTTCAGAGAAGCTTATAGCAGGCCTTCTAAGAAACCTTGAAGGTGTTGACGGGGTGATACCCGGACTTCCGGTAAAAGAGACCCTTAAACAGGTTGACGGCAACGGCATGGTGGTCTCCACGGTTGACCGTGAGAAGTTCCGCTCCATACAGACCCCTCAGGCCTTTACATCCGGCGTGATCAAAAGGGCTTATAAGATGGCATATGCAGACGGGTTTTACGGAACAGATGATGCATCGCTTGTTGAGAGGGCCGGCGGCAGGGTGAAGATAATTCCGGGCGATCCATTTAATATAAAGATAACAACACAGGAAGACCTTGAGCTTGCGAAGATGCTGATAGAAAGGCGGAGTCATTTATGCGTATCGGAATAG
- a CDS encoding 2-C-methyl-D-erythritol 2,4-cyclodiphosphate synthase, whose product MRIGIGYDSHRLVEGRRLIIGGVEIPFEKGLQGHSDADVLCHAIIDALIGALGMGDIGRHFPDTDDKWKGASSIDLLSEAVKMVRHGGFEVAWIDSTVIIQEPKIGPFIDAMKNNISGAGISAGAINIKAKTNEGMGFIGKGEGVVAQAACLLKQVRYQF is encoded by the coding sequence ATGCGTATCGGAATAGGTTATGATTCGCACAGGCTTGTTGAGGGAAGGCGGCTTATCATAGGAGGCGTTGAGATACCTTTTGAAAAAGGGCTTCAGGGACACTCGGACGCTGACGTGCTGTGCCATGCGATAATAGATGCTCTCATAGGAGCTTTAGGCATGGGTGATATAGGCAGGCATTTTCCTGATACAGATGATAAATGGAAGGGCGCCTCAAGCATTGACCTGCTCTCAGAGGCCGTTAAGATGGTCAGGCACGGCGGGTTTGAGGTGGCATGGATAGATTCTACGGTTATAATACAGGAGCCGAAGATAGGACCGTTCATTGATGCCATGAAGAATAATATCTCCGGCGCAGGCATTTCAGCGGGAGCGATCAATATCAAGGCAAAGACAAATGAAGGCATGGGTTTTATCGGAAAAGGCGAAGGGGTTGTTGCGCAGGCGGCCTGCCTGCTTAAGCAGGTTCGGTATCAATTTTAA
- a CDS encoding glycosyltransferase family 39 protein has product MKSAGENKKTIPIFLICAVALLAISVFFISINKRIDPDEFEHIHSAWYVKNGYIPYLDFYQCHNPFFWYLIAPLLHVFGESMETVIKLRALMFMFTMGITFLTYLISKKASGSKETGLLSAALLLSMALFVNKSVEIRPDVPQVFFGLISICFLLDFFQRDKDRSMICSGIAAALSFLFLQKAAVLLAAFSLIFIYKLLDRKIRARALIYFAGSCFLPIACFFVYLLASGSYNDYIMGNWVRHLVGKPGFPAFDTIKNTVIQNPLFWFVSSVSVSYIFLNKETGDEIKTAAFLGVFSLFSLLLVMMPYEQYLLPAIPLLSISAGYFIFLAFARFKLKDIYRVIILALIIISPFEYLFNMGAESNRDSLERVKFVIENTDASDLVYDGGAKFNLFRGDLHYFWYSVDKDEALDDYKRLTSRYSDYDICRLIESKEPKFVLTSFGIPEGGCPDFEVLYEETEYRKLYIRK; this is encoded by the coding sequence ATGAAATCCGCAGGTGAGAATAAAAAAACGATACCCATCTTTCTGATATGCGCTGTCGCCCTGCTTGCCATATCGGTTTTCTTCATTTCAATAAACAAGCGCATTGACCCGGATGAGTTTGAGCATATTCACAGCGCCTGGTATGTAAAGAACGGATACATCCCGTACCTGGACTTTTACCAGTGCCATAACCCCTTCTTCTGGTACTTGATAGCCCCTTTGCTCCATGTTTTCGGAGAGTCAATGGAGACGGTCATAAAACTCAGGGCCCTGATGTTCATGTTTACCATGGGGATAACTTTTCTTACTTATCTGATATCTAAAAAAGCGTCTGGCTCAAAGGAGACAGGCCTTCTCTCCGCCGCGTTGTTATTATCAATGGCGCTCTTTGTGAATAAGAGCGTTGAGATTAGGCCTGATGTCCCGCAGGTATTTTTTGGCCTGATCTCGATCTGCTTTCTGCTGGACTTCTTTCAGAGGGATAAAGACAGGTCCATGATCTGCTCAGGCATTGCCGCCGCCCTCTCTTTCCTCTTTTTGCAGAAGGCCGCTGTCCTACTGGCGGCATTTTCTTTGATCTTTATATATAAATTACTTGACAGGAAGATCAGGGCGAGAGCCCTCATTTATTTTGCAGGCTCTTGCTTTCTGCCCATAGCCTGTTTTTTTGTGTACCTGCTGGCATCAGGGTCTTACAACGATTATATTATGGGCAACTGGGTTCGGCACCTGGTCGGCAAGCCCGGCTTCCCGGCCTTTGATACTATTAAAAATACTGTCATTCAGAACCCCCTGTTCTGGTTCGTGTCATCTGTTTCAGTCAGCTATATTTTTCTGAATAAGGAAACAGGCGATGAGATTAAAACAGCCGCCTTTTTAGGAGTATTCTCTTTGTTTTCACTGTTACTGGTAATGATGCCATACGAGCAGTACCTGCTTCCCGCGATTCCTTTATTGAGCATCTCAGCAGGGTATTTTATTTTTTTGGCCTTTGCCAGGTTTAAGCTTAAAGATATTTACAGAGTGATAATATTGGCCCTGATCATAATCTCTCCTTTTGAATATTTGTTCAATATGGGGGCGGAGAGTAATCGTGATTCACTTGAAAGGGTAAAATTTGTCATTGAAAATACTGACGCTTCGGATCTTGTTTATGACGGGGGAGCCAAGTTTAACCTTTTTCGGGGCGACCTGCACTACTTCTGGTATTCAGTTGATAAAGATGAGGCGCTTGACGATTATAAAAGGCTCACATCCAGATACAGTGATTATGATATTTGCAGGCTTATTGAGTCCAAAGAACCAAAATTCGTGCTAACTTCTTTCGGGATCCCGGAGGGAGGATGCCCGGACTTTGAGGTATTATATGAAGAGACGGAATACAGAAAACTATACATAAGAAAATGA
- a CDS encoding class I SAM-dependent DNA methyltransferase translates to MPLSLNEIKDRALAFSREWEGANAERAEAQTFWNEFFNVFGINRRRLASFEEPVRRARTRFEQSGSKGGFIDLFWRGTLIAEHKSLGKDLDSAYKQALEYFEGLAERDLPRYVIVSDFARIRLYDLDSKTQNEFLLKELYKHIKLFGFIAGYTTQRITAQDPVNIKAAERMGKLHDRLRASGYEGHTLEVLLVRLLFCLFAEDTTLFEPRGSFRDFLENCTREDGSDLGSQLAHLFQVLNTLESKRQRNLDETLAAFPYVNGRLFEETLSIPTCDRTMREMLLDCCALDWGRISPAVFGALFQCVMDEEGTARRRNIGAHYTSEENILKLIKPLFLDDLWAEFHSAKKSTNKLFELHKKIAHLKFFDPACGCGNFLVIAYRELRLLELEILRTVRASGQMHLNIFQLVQVDVHQFYGIEIEEFPSQIAQVALWLTDHQMNMLVSEEFGQYFRRLPLTHSAKIHCGNALQMNWNDVVSVYDVDYILGNPPFVGSKFLNDSQRADMATVFTTAANYGALDYVTAWYMKAVRYVQGDEKVSAFFDNITGTQKIPRERVKIAFVSTNSITQGEQVGALWSDLLRNGVKIHFAHRTFSWSNEARGKAAVHCVIIGFALHDTARKIVYDYEHIKGEAHATVAKNINPYLVDAHDLVLLRRDQPLCNVPKIGIGNKPIDGGNYLFTTEEKAEFLKQEPKAKQWLRRWIGSDEFINGYERWCLWLGDCPPNELRQMPEAMKRVEAVREFRLASKSAPTRKIADKPTRFHVENIPDKPYLLVPKVSSERRSYIPIGFMDARTLSSDLVFIIQHATLYHFGVLTSSMHMSWVKYVCGRLKSDYRYSKDIVYNNFPWPEIPTAGNSPQPPLKLRGGAEGGGDMSKIEQAAQSVLDARAAHPESSLADLYDPVAMPPDLRKAHQVLDKAVDAAYGKKSFASDAERVAFLFELYHKYTSLLPTPETDKKRRRKKVN, encoded by the coding sequence ATGCCGTTATCACTGAATGAAATCAAAGACCGTGCGCTCGCTTTCTCCCGTGAGTGGGAAGGCGCGAATGCGGAGCGTGCAGAGGCGCAGACCTTCTGGAACGAGTTCTTTAACGTCTTTGGCATAAACCGCAGACGGCTGGCGAGCTTTGAGGAGCCTGTTCGCAGGGCGCGGACGCGGTTTGAACAGAGCGGCAGCAAGGGCGGGTTCATCGACCTCTTCTGGCGCGGCACTCTTATTGCCGAACATAAATCTCTCGGCAAGGATCTTGACTCCGCATACAAACAGGCGCTGGAATATTTTGAAGGACTTGCCGAACGCGATCTTCCGCGCTATGTCATCGTATCGGACTTTGCCCGCATTCGTCTCTACGATCTCGATTCCAAAACGCAGAATGAATTTCTGCTCAAAGAACTTTACAAGCATATAAAGCTTTTCGGTTTCATAGCAGGATATACAACTCAGCGCATAACAGCGCAAGACCCGGTCAATATCAAAGCAGCCGAACGCATGGGCAAACTGCATGACCGCCTGCGCGCCTCAGGTTATGAAGGCCATACACTTGAAGTTCTTTTAGTGCGTCTGCTCTTCTGTCTCTTTGCTGAAGACACCACGCTCTTTGAGCCTCGCGGTTCTTTCCGTGATTTCCTTGAAAACTGCACCCGTGAGGATGGCTCTGATCTCGGTTCACAGTTGGCGCATCTTTTTCAGGTGCTTAATACGCTTGAAAGTAAACGGCAAAGAAATCTCGATGAGACGCTTGCCGCTTTTCCCTATGTAAATGGACGGCTCTTTGAAGAGACATTATCGATCCCGACATGTGACCGGACGATGCGTGAGATGCTTCTTGACTGCTGCGCTCTTGATTGGGGACGCATATCTCCGGCAGTCTTCGGCGCGCTCTTTCAGTGCGTCATGGATGAAGAAGGCACAGCACGCCGCCGCAATATCGGCGCTCACTACACCAGTGAAGAGAATATCCTTAAGCTCATCAAGCCGCTTTTCCTTGATGACCTATGGGCGGAGTTTCATTCAGCAAAGAAGAGCACGAACAAACTTTTTGAGCTGCATAAGAAAATTGCTCACCTAAAGTTCTTTGACCCTGCCTGCGGCTGCGGCAACTTTCTTGTCATTGCATATCGGGAATTGAGGCTGCTTGAACTTGAGATACTTCGTACTGTCCGCGCGTCAGGTCAGATGCATCTTAATATCTTTCAGCTTGTGCAGGTTGATGTTCATCAATTCTATGGTATCGAGATAGAAGAATTTCCATCTCAGATCGCACAGGTTGCACTATGGCTCACTGACCATCAGATGAATATGCTTGTGTCCGAGGAGTTCGGACAATACTTCCGCCGTCTTCCGCTGACACATTCTGCAAAGATACATTGCGGCAATGCACTTCAAATGAACTGGAACGATGTTGTCTCTGTTTATGATGTGGATTATATCCTCGGCAATCCGCCGTTTGTGGGTTCAAAGTTTTTGAATGACTCTCAGCGCGCGGATATGGCGACTGTTTTCACAACTGCTGCTAACTATGGTGCGCTTGATTATGTGACGGCATGGTATATGAAGGCTGTCCGTTACGTGCAAGGTGACGAAAAGGTTTCCGCTTTCTTCGACAATATTACTGGCACGCAAAAAATACCACGAGAACGAGTGAAGATCGCCTTTGTTTCCACCAACTCAATCACACAAGGTGAGCAGGTCGGAGCTCTCTGGTCAGATCTTCTTCGTAATGGGGTAAAGATACACTTTGCACATCGAACCTTTAGCTGGAGCAACGAAGCGCGAGGCAAAGCTGCGGTACATTGCGTTATCATCGGTTTCGCCCTGCACGATACTGCCCGAAAGATCGTTTATGATTATGAACATATCAAGGGTGAGGCACACGCGACGGTGGCGAAAAACATTAATCCTTATCTTGTGGATGCTCACGACCTTGTGTTGCTTCGCCGCGATCAGCCACTGTGCAACGTGCCGAAAATCGGAATTGGAAACAAGCCCATCGATGGCGGCAATTACCTGTTCACCACAGAAGAAAAGGCAGAGTTTCTAAAACAGGAGCCGAAGGCAAAGCAATGGCTTCGCCGTTGGATCGGGTCTGACGAATTTATCAATGGCTATGAACGCTGGTGTTTATGGCTGGGTGATTGTCCTCCCAATGAACTACGGCAGATGCCGGAGGCGATGAAACGTGTGGAGGCAGTACGTGAATTTCGTCTGGCAAGCAAGAGCGCTCCTACCAGAAAGATTGCTGACAAGCCTACGCGTTTTCATGTTGAGAACATACCTGACAAGCCATATCTCCTTGTCCCTAAAGTTTCATCTGAGCGTCGTAGCTATATCCCCATTGGTTTCATGGATGCAAGAACATTATCCAGTGATCTGGTTTTCATTATTCAGCACGCAACCCTTTATCACTTCGGTGTTCTCACTTCTTCTATGCACATGTCTTGGGTTAAATATGTTTGTGGTCGATTGAAAAGTGACTATCGTTATTCAAAAGATATCGTTTACAACAACTTCCCGTGGCCTGAAATACCGACAGCCGGTAACTCCCCCCAACCCCCTCTTAAGTTAAGAGGGGGAGCCGAAGGCGGGGGCGATATGTCCAAAATCGAACAGGCAGCGCAGTCAGTCCTCGATGCCCGTGCCGCGCATCCTGAATCATCATTAGCCGATCTCTATGATCCAGTTGCCATGCCGCCTGACCTGCGAAAAGCGCATCAGGTATTGGACAAGGCCGTAGATGCCGCTTATGGAAAAAAGAGTTTTGCATCCGATGCCGAACGGGTTGCGTTTCTGTTTGAACTATACCATAAATACACAAGCCTGCTGCCCACTCCGGAGACGGATAAAAAACGCAGGAGAAAAAAGGTAAATTAA
- a CDS encoding epoxyqueuosine reductase, translated as MYNRLKEIAFASGASAFGVGDIDELRQHFEAIPLEQTEGLRYGISIAVRVSDPILKGIINWPTRHYLHHYKMLNDMLDQAALKITFAIQDKGYNAMPIPASHIVDWKAQTAHLSHKMIALRAGIGWIGRSNLLVHPEYGARIRIATILTDMPLETDKPVENGCGECRKCISACPVSAIDESYKYWDRIACLEKLKYFAKDHNIGQYICGLCVKVCQPPLSTKTSTRV; from the coding sequence ATGTATAACCGTTTAAAAGAGATAGCATTTGCTTCAGGAGCGTCTGCTTTTGGAGTAGGTGATATAGATGAATTGAGGCAGCACTTTGAGGCCATTCCGCTGGAGCAGACAGAAGGGCTCAGGTACGGCATATCCATAGCGGTAAGGGTATCTGACCCTATACTGAAGGGGATCATTAACTGGCCGACCCGCCACTACCTTCATCACTATAAGATGCTGAACGATATGCTTGACCAGGCAGCCCTGAAAATAACTTTCGCCATTCAGGACAAAGGCTATAACGCCATGCCGATACCCGCAAGCCATATCGTTGACTGGAAGGCGCAGACAGCGCATCTCTCGCATAAGATGATCGCGCTGAGAGCCGGGATAGGATGGATAGGCAGGAGCAACCTGCTGGTGCATCCTGAATACGGCGCCAGGATAAGGATAGCGACCATCCTTACTGACATGCCTTTAGAGACAGATAAACCTGTTGAGAATGGATGCGGGGAATGCAGGAAGTGCATATCTGCCTGCCCTGTATCCGCGATAGACGAGTCTTATAAATATTGGGACAGGATCGCCTGCCTTGAGAAGCTTAAGTACTTTGCAAAGGACCATAATATCGGGCAGTATATATGCGGGCTCTGCGTCAAGGTATGCCAGCCTCCCTTGTCAACGAAAACATCAACCCGCGTTTAA
- the pgi gene encoding glucose-6-phosphate isomerase has protein sequence MLKKIDLPQTAAWKKLAGHYQSMKGRHMKDMFADDPERFNAFSLRFEDILIDYSKNIINKETVALLIELAEEAGLKNAIEDMFSGEKINETEGRAVLHTALRNRSNRPVRVDGKDVMPEVNAVLKQVEDFSGKIISGKWRGYTGKAITDIVNIGIGGSDLGPVMVTEALKPYRKPNIMPHFVSNIDAAHITETLRKLSPETTLFIIASKTFTTQETMTNADTARRWLLSAAKDEVAIKKHFVAISTNKEEVIKFGIDPENMFIFWDWVGGRYSLWSAIGLSISCSIGFENFTELLEGAQEMDIHFRETPFDRNIPVILGLLGIWYINFFGAETEAVLPYDQYMHRLPAYLQQACMESNGKSIGRDGNEVAYQTGQVIWGEPGTNGQHSFYQLIHQGTRLIPCDFLAPAISHNPVGGHHNILLSNFFAQAEALMKGKTKEEVLAELKASGKSDEEIERLAPFKVFSGNKPTNSILFKKLTPRTLGSLTAMYEHKIFTQGVIWNIFSFDQWGVELGKQLANKILPELAGDNQITSHDSSTNGLINEFKILRKGS, from the coding sequence ATGCTTAAAAAAATAGACCTGCCGCAGACAGCCGCATGGAAGAAGCTTGCCGGTCATTATCAGTCCATGAAGGGCAGGCATATGAAGGATATGTTTGCTGATGACCCGGAACGGTTCAATGCTTTTTCGCTCCGGTTTGAGGATATCCTCATTGATTACTCCAAGAACATAATCAATAAGGAGACCGTCGCGCTGCTCATCGAACTTGCTGAAGAGGCGGGGCTGAAGAATGCAATTGAAGATATGTTCTCCGGTGAGAAGATAAATGAGACCGAAGGCCGAGCTGTGCTTCATACCGCACTAAGGAACCGTTCAAACAGGCCTGTCAGGGTTGACGGGAAAGATGTCATGCCTGAGGTAAATGCCGTTCTTAAACAAGTGGAGGATTTCTCAGGGAAGATTATCTCCGGCAAGTGGAGAGGTTATACAGGCAAGGCGATAACCGATATCGTAAACATCGGCATCGGCGGTTCTGACCTCGGGCCGGTAATGGTGACGGAGGCGCTTAAGCCGTATCGCAAACCAAATATAATGCCTCACTTTGTTTCAAACATTGATGCTGCGCACATAACGGAAACTTTAAGAAAACTCTCTCCTGAGACAACGCTCTTTATAATCGCCTCAAAGACCTTCACTACCCAGGAGACGATGACGAACGCGGATACAGCGAGAAGATGGTTGCTATCGGCTGCGAAAGATGAAGTAGCCATCAAAAAACACTTTGTCGCGATATCCACTAATAAAGAAGAAGTAATAAAGTTCGGTATAGACCCGGAGAATATGTTTATATTTTGGGACTGGGTCGGCGGCAGGTATTCTCTCTGGTCTGCGATCGGCCTCTCAATATCATGCTCAATAGGCTTTGAGAACTTCACTGAACTCCTTGAAGGCGCGCAGGAGATGGATATTCATTTCAGAGAAACGCCGTTTGACAGGAACATCCCGGTGATCCTCGGCCTGCTCGGCATCTGGTACATCAACTTCTTCGGCGCAGAGACAGAGGCTGTTCTGCCTTATGACCAGTATATGCACAGGCTTCCTGCCTATCTCCAGCAGGCGTGTATGGAGAGCAACGGCAAGAGCATTGGCAGGGACGGCAATGAAGTTGCATATCAGACAGGACAGGTGATATGGGGCGAGCCCGGCACAAACGGACAGCACTCTTTCTACCAGTTAATCCATCAGGGCACAAGGCTCATCCCGTGTGATTTTCTTGCCCCTGCAATAAGCCACAACCCTGTCGGCGGGCACCATAATATTTTACTCTCAAACTTCTTCGCGCAGGCCGAGGCGCTTATGAAAGGAAAGACAAAAGAGGAAGTTCTTGCAGAGCTTAAGGCATCGGGCAAGAGCGATGAGGAGATTGAAAGGCTCGCGCCATTTAAGGTATTCAGCGGAAACAAGCCGACGAACTCCATACTATTTAAGAAACTTACGCCGAGGACGCTTGGCAGTTTGACAGCGATGTATGAGCACAAAATATTCACTCAGGGCGTTATCTGGAACATATTCAGTTTTGACCAGTGGGGAGTTGAGCTTGGGAAGCAGCTTGCAAAC
- a CDS encoding PIN domain-containing protein — protein sequence MKKLKIYLDTSVINFLFADDVPEFRKITEDFFEHYVKTAKYIVYISDIVIAEIEKTKSADKRKQLLEVVERYSLRILTLDEASDALAAVYIREKIIPKKKLEDAQHIAIAACNQIDILLSWNFKHLSNIQKQFGVKIVNEKEGYFYPLLLTNPMEVVYEND from the coding sequence ATGAAAAAACTGAAGATATATCTTGATACATCGGTCATCAATTTCCTTTTTGCCGACGATGTTCCTGAATTCAGAAAGATCACGGAGGACTTCTTTGAACACTATGTTAAGACGGCCAAATACATCGTTTATATTTCAGATATTGTTATCGCAGAAATCGAAAAAACAAAAAGCGCAGACAAGAGGAAGCAGCTTCTTGAAGTAGTCGAGCGGTATTCTCTGAGAATACTTACTCTCGATGAAGCTTCGGACGCCCTTGCCGCTGTTTATATCAGGGAGAAAATCATCCCGAAGAAAAAGCTGGAGGACGCTCAGCATATAGCCATTGCTGCATGCAATCAGATAGATATTCTCTTGTCGTGGAACTTTAAACACCTTTCAAACATACAGAAGCAATTCGGTGTTAAAATAGTTAATGAGAAGGAAGGTTATTTCTATCCGTTACTTCTCACAAATCCTATGGAGGTAGTTTATGAAAACGATTGA
- a CDS encoding nucleotidyltransferase family protein, with translation MATGSAKEILSILKSLKSEISERYRAEVKGIFGSYVRGDQKAGSDIDVLVEFDEGANLLDLTGLSIFLEERLHCSVDVVPESAIRSELKDSILKEASYI, from the coding sequence ATGGCAACAGGTTCGGCAAAAGAAATTCTCTCGATCCTTAAAAGCCTGAAATCCGAGATCAGCGAAAGATACAGGGCTGAGGTGAAAGGTATCTTCGGCTCTTATGTCAGGGGCGATCAAAAGGCTGGAAGCGACATTGATGTTTTGGTTGAATTCGACGAGGGGGCAAATCTTCTGGATCTGACCGGCCTTTCAATATTCCTTGAAGAAAGATTGCATTGCAGCGTCGATGTGGTTCCTGAGAGCGCTATAAGAAGCGAGCTTAAAGACAGTATTTTAAAGGAAGCCTCATACATATGA
- a CDS encoding FAD-dependent oxidoreductase, which produces MTPHPRITILGGGAAGLAVGYYSKKKKVPFTIHEAGGRIGGNCVTFTEGDFRFDSGAHRFHDKDDEITEEFRQLLGDGFRKIKVPSYIYHNGKLVFFPLAPLNMFKNLGPFTFFKVAVEILASRIAPEKDKGSFKDFAVNTYGKTLARSFLLNYSEKLWGRDCGELSPQIAGKRMKGLDLRTFVVEAFMGQRAKTEHVDGSFYYPDLGIGAITDKLAEYCGEENIRRRSEITRIICGDNKIECVEINGEEIVEVDKLVSTLPLYNFLRMMDPQPEEGILEIAKKLRYRNVVLVAFFLAKESLTDAGTIYFPDSDTPITRMYEPRNRSIRMSPAGRTSLVVEIPCAPDELLWHSSDEKLVETAYSNLADIGILKAGDIISTSVKRLSHAYPVLETGFEAKVQEVNGYLKRFENLRLSGRSGKFEYAWIHGMMRSGREIVDEHGLA; this is translated from the coding sequence ATGACACCACATCCCAGGATAACCATTCTCGGCGGCGGCGCGGCAGGCCTCGCTGTCGGTTATTATTCAAAGAAGAAGAAAGTCCCGTTCACAATTCATGAGGCCGGCGGCCGAATAGGCGGGAACTGTGTCACATTCACGGAGGGAGATTTCCGTTTTGATTCGGGCGCGCACCGTTTTCATGACAAAGACGATGAGATCACTGAAGAGTTCAGGCAACTGCTTGGAGACGGGTTCAGGAAGATAAAGGTTCCCAGTTATATCTATCACAATGGGAAGCTCGTCTTCTTTCCTCTTGCGCCTCTTAACATGTTTAAGAACTTAGGCCCTTTTACCTTTTTTAAAGTCGCCGTTGAGATACTTGCTTCACGCATTGCGCCTGAAAAAGATAAGGGCAGTTTTAAGGATTTCGCGGTCAATACCTACGGGAAGACGCTCGCCCGCAGTTTTCTCCTGAACTACTCTGAAAAGCTGTGGGGCAGGGACTGCGGCGAACTGTCGCCGCAGATAGCAGGCAAGAGGATGAAGGGGCTGGACCTCAGGACTTTTGTTGTCGAGGCGTTCATGGGGCAGCGGGCAAAGACAGAACATGTTGACGGGTCGTTCTACTATCCTGACCTCGGCATCGGGGCCATTACCGACAAGCTGGCAGAATACTGCGGTGAAGAAAATATCAGGAGAAGGTCGGAGATAACCAGGATCATCTGCGGTGACAATAAAATTGAATGCGTTGAGATCAACGGGGAAGAGATCGTTGAGGTTGACAAGCTGGTCAGCACGCTTCCGCTCTATAATTTTCTCAGGATGATGGACCCTCAGCCTGAAGAGGGCATTCTGGAGATCGCAAAAAAACTGCGCTACCGCAATGTGGTGCTTGTCGCGTTCTTTCTTGCAAAAGAGTCGCTGACAGACGCCGGGACTATCTATTTTCCAGACAGCGATACCCCGATCACGAGGATGTACGAACCAAGGAACAGAAGCATCCGGATGTCTCCGGCAGGCAGGACCTCACTGGTTGTTGAGATCCCGTGCGCCCCGGATGAACTGCTCTGGCACAGCAGTGATGAGAAACTTGTTGAGACAGCGTATTCAAACCTTGCGGACATCGGCATTCTTAAGGCCGGCGATATTATTTCCACTTCAGTTAAAAGGCTCAGCCATGCCTATCCGGTGCTTGAGACCGGGTTTGAGGCAAAGGTGCAGGAAGTGAACGGCTATCTGAAACGGTTTGAAAATCTGCGGCTTTCAGGAAGAAGCGGCAAGTTCGAGTACGCATGGATACACGGCATGATGAGGTCCGGCAGGGAGATAGTTGATGAACATGGCCTGGCTTAA